A genomic segment from Gopherus evgoodei ecotype Sinaloan lineage chromosome 6, rGopEvg1_v1.p, whole genome shotgun sequence encodes:
- the RGMB gene encoding LOW QUALITY PROTEIN: RGM domain family member B (The sequence of the model RefSeq protein was modified relative to this genomic sequence to represent the inferred CDS: substituted 1 base at 1 genomic stop codon), producing MMRKRRKPGGRLACSCSSPVPPPPESRRPAWTGMGRAAPSCAAAGAEQRHRRLHQPPPPAALFLLFNLWLLLRTGDCQLQTPCRIQKCTTDFVSLTSHLNSALDGFDLEFCKALRAYSACTYRNSKVCRGNLVYHSAVLGISDLMSQRNCSKDGPTSSTNPEVTHDPCNYSGRIGARELRGGEQTPPAYLFCGLFGDPHLRTFKDHFQTCKVEGAWPLIDNNTYQCKSRMCLLVPGSSATATKXITIIFKSYQDCTEQKVYQAVTDDLPAAFVDGTTSGGDSDTKSLRIVERVSGRSVEMHARYIGATVFVRQVGRYLTLAIRMPEELAMAYEESQDLQLCVNGCPSSERIDDSGHLPLPVLGQLLPHAASTQPWSVYTLESATTKCHEKMLVKDIYFYSCVFDLLTTGDANFTAAAHSALQDVEALHPRKERWHIFPNSGNGDMGKNSKLAVSLGLVCLILLAFL from the exons ATGat gaggaagaggaggaagccaGGAGGCCGGCTCGCCTGCTCATGCAGCAGCCCAGTCCCGCCGCCGCCGGAGTCCCGCAGACCTGCATGGACGGGCATGGGGAGAGCAGCACCTTCCTGCGCCGCCGCCGGGGCTGAGCAACGCCACCGCCGACTGCACCAGCCGCCGCCGCCGGCCGCCCTGTTTCTCCTCTTCaacctctggctgctgctgcgcACAG GTGACTGCCAGCTGCAAACACCATGTCGAATCCAAAAGTGCACCACAGACTTTGTGTCATTAACTTCGCATCTAAACTCTGCTCTTGATGGCTTTGATTTGGAGTTCTGCAAAGCCCTGCGGGCATATTCTGCCTGCACCTATCGCAATTCCAAAGTCTGTCGTGGAAACCTAGTTTATCATTCTGCTGTGCTAGGGATCAGCGACCTCATGAGCCAGAGAAACTGCTCCAAGGATGGGCCAACATCTTCTACTAACCCTGAAGTTACCCACGACCCCTGTAATTACAGTggccgcataggagccagagaacttCGGGGAGGGGAGCAAACCCCTCCTGCTTACCTCTTTTGTGGTTTGTTTGGTGATCCTCACCTTAGGACTTTTAAGGATCACTTTCAGACATGCAAAGTGGAAGGTGCCTGGCCTCTCATAGACAATAATACTTATCAGTGCAAGTCACGAATGTGCCTTCTGGTGCCAGGATCCAGTGCTACTGCTACAAAATAA ataaCTATTATCTTCAAATCATACCAAGACTGCACAGAGCAGAAGGTGTACCAGGCAGTGACTGATGACCTACCGGCGGCTTTTGTAGATGGCACAACAAGTGGAGGTGACAGTGACACCAAGAGCTTGCGCATAGTGGagagagtcagtggcagatccGTGGAGATGCACGCCAGGTACATCGGGGCCACTGTGTTTGTGCGCCAAGTTGGGCGTTACCTAACGCTGGCCATTCGCATGCCAGAAGAGCTGGCCATGGCTTATGAAGAAAGCCAGGACCTCCAGCTGTGTGTGAATGGCTGCCCCTCGAGTGAACGCATTGATGACAGTGGTCACTTACCTTTGCCCGTCCTGGGGCAGCTTCTTCCACATGCTGCCTCTACTCAGCCCTGGTCTGTGTACACACTGGAGAGTGCCACTACCAAATGCCATGAAAAGATGCTGGTGAAGGACATCTATTTTTACTCTTGTGTGTTTGATCTGCTCACCACTGGTGATGCTAACTTCACGGCAGCAGCGCATAGTGCCTTGCAAGACGTAGAGGCACTGCACCCCAGGAAAGAGCGCTGGCACATCTTCCCCAACAGTGGAAATGGTGACATGGGCAAAAATAGCAAATTGGCCGTTAGTCTTGGACTTGTGTGCTTAATCCTTCTTGCGtttttgtag